Proteins from a genomic interval of Phalacrocorax aristotelis chromosome 3, bGulAri2.1, whole genome shotgun sequence:
- the MAS1 gene encoding proto-oncogene Mas: MDESNITLHPSEGTENISMHRNISTQERVWEILTPLWVIMIISFLGFCENGIVLWCLCFQIKRNPFTAYITHLSIADISLLLCTFILSIEYIAGFGFAYGFYYYITTTLSIVFLLGYNTGLYLLTAISIERCLSIVYPIWYRCHRSQHQSAIVCAILWTLSFLMTVAEYLTCKDDPTKDQFDDGNHCQALLIFTWILTFMIFIPLMILSSLILVIRIHRNSLRPHSSKLYIIIVATVIVFLIFAMPMRLLYLLNYHHWSSLLSQQNHVTVVLSTVNSSINPLVYFFVGSSKKKRFKESLKVVLSRALADGLRPRSQEVGMSLDIAETIF; encoded by the coding sequence ATGGATGAGTCAAACATAACGCTTCATCCCAGCGAAGGCACAGAGAACATCTCAATGCACAGAAACATTTCTACACAGGAAAGGGTCTGGGAGATATTGACCCCACTTTGGGTAATTATGATCATCTCCTTCCTGGGTTTTTGTGAAAATGGAATTGTCCTCTGGTGCCTCTGCTTCCAGATCAAAAGAAACCCATTCACTGCGTACATCACACACCTCTCCATTGCTGACATCTCCTTACTGCTTTGTACATTTATTCTGTCCATTGAGTACATTGCTGGTTTTGGATTCGCCTATGGTTTTTACTATTACATAACCACCACACTATCTATTGTCTTCCTTCTTGGATATAATACTGGTCTCTATCTCCTGACAGCCATCAGTATTGAGAGGTGTCTGTCTATTGTTTACCCCATCTGGTACCGATGCCACCGGTCACAGCACCAATCGGCAATTGTGTGTGCAATTCTGTGGACTCTGTCTTTTCTGATGACAGTAGCCGAATACTTAACATGCAAAGATGATCCAACGAAGGACCAGTTCGATGATGGCAACCATTGCCAAGCACTGCTCATCTTCACATGGATCCTGACTTTCATGATCTTCATTCCTCTAATGATTCTGTCCAGCCTGATCTTGGTTATCAGGATTCATCGTAACTCCCTGAGACCTCATTCATCAAAGCTCTACATCATCATTGTGGCCACAGTCATTGTCTTCCTCATCTTTGCCATGCCTATGAGGCTGTTGTATCTTCTGAATTACCACCACTGGTCGTCTTTGCTCAGCCAGCAGAACCATGTCACCGTTGTTCTCTCCACCGTTAACAGTAGCATCAACCCCCTTGTTTACTTCTTCGTAGGAAGCAGCAAGAAGAAGAGGTTCAAGGAGAGCCTCAAAGTGGTTCTTAGTAGAGCACTTGCGGATGGGTTGCGGCCAAGAAGCCAGGAAGTTGGCATGAGTTTGGATATAGCTGAAACAATTTTCTAA